Proteins found in one Leptospira bouyouniensis genomic segment:
- a CDS encoding phosphatidylinositol phospholipase, producing MSQPKRVAFQKFLNAMRKLSSEVNDSEICKRLEILMATSKDDLPVAHVNQLLQDPKNFDPKTIPEPYTQYVRHFIYMVKRNGRIPTDLASDETPNTTATGNKAGKKPNKTNSNVSGPKSKQTKSSSAKSDISVKKTRSTQTKSKK from the coding sequence ATGTCTCAGCCGAAGCGAGTTGCCTTCCAAAAATTCCTTAACGCCATGCGAAAACTATCATCAGAAGTCAATGACTCTGAAATTTGCAAACGTTTGGAAATCCTCATGGCAACAAGTAAAGACGACTTACCTGTGGCCCACGTCAACCAACTCCTTCAGGACCCAAAGAACTTCGATCCAAAGACAATCCCTGAGCCATACACACAGTATGTCCGACATTTTATCTATATGGTCAAACGAAATGGACGTATACCCACGGACCTTGCCAGCGATGAAACTCCAAACACAACGGCCACTGGAAACAAAGCAGGGAAAAAACCTAACAAAACAAATTCTAACGTTAGTGGACCAAAATCCAAACAAACAAAATCATCATCTGCAAAATCAGACATTTCTGTAAAAAAGACAAGATCTACCCAAACCAAATCTAAAAAATAG